GAAAACATTAAGATGGTTAACTCAAATAATCTGTCAAATGCAACACTGTAATATTTCACTGTGCATTACTATTAACACTTCTGTGTGTTTGCATCAACCACCACAATTAAGTGAGAAAGTAGGAGTTTGTTCTTAATGTCCAATTTTTATTTAGATAGCTGTGGCAAATGCTTGCTCCATGTCTATAATATGTGGTTACCTCTGAATTTCATCACCTTCATCTAATACGAGTTTAAGTAACTGAAAGTTACAGTTTCAATAAGCTAAAGATTTCAACTCTCAGACATTTATTTAGCAAATTTTCATGTCCACTCAGGAGTAGTGTGAGTAAAAGTTAAATACCCACAAGCTTTTTTCCAAATTATGCACATCTGAAAATTTTAGGTTGCCCAAGTAGCCGTAGTAAGGATAACTTGGGGTGAATAGATATCTGTAGCTGTAAGTAGCTTAGAGTAAGGGTAAATAGAAATGGCTTTGTGTCTTGCTTCTCTGATTAGTGAAAGGCTGTCCCCAGGAGTTGTCATAGCAGCTGTGTTTCTCATCTAAACAGTGTTGTATCCTTGTGCATACAAGTCTTGCCATTGACTATCAGTCCTGTTAATGGAGTGCTTAGGGAGGCCGACCAGGTTCCCACTTGACCTTAACTGAAAGTGTTAATATAGGTATACTTTGggggctttttgtttggttggttgtgaGCTTTTTTTACTAGTGACTGGAATAGATTTGTCCTAGATAGGAAAGTTGGatattttttatgtgttttattttagcCCATTTTAGCCTGCTCTTTGGCTTGATtatgaaaagtaattttttaaatcacttttgCCTTCTAGGTTAATCTTCGAGCCACTGATGTGAAACTTATGCGCCAGCTCCTACTCATCAATGAAAGTATTGAATCAATCAAGTGGATGATTGAAGAGAAAGCCATtgccagcagaggcagcagtttGAGTGGAAGCCTGTGCAGCTTGCTAGAAAGTCAGGAGACATCCCTCCATGGCAGCTGTAACAGTTTGCAAGACTGTAGTGATGGACTGGATGGAATATCAGTGGGGAGTTACTTGGACACCTTAGTGGATGATGTCCCTGGTCACCAAACTCCTTCAGATATGGACAAGTTCAGTGATTCTTCTGTCACAGAGGACTCACAGTCTCTGCATAAGCATCCCAAAATTGATTCTGATGAGTACTACTGTTTTGGTTAATAAGAACAAGTTCCAGTGGGACACAAATGCACTTGTACttactctttttctttgctgctattttatttcatatgcAAAACCCCCAAAGTCCTTTTGGAAGGAGAATATGATACTTCAATTCTATTGCAtaacttttctatttcttctaaTGCATTTTGTCCTTGATGTATTGGGCTTGTCTCATCCTcacattttcttaatttattgtcacaattttttttgttttaattttttacaatGCTGTATTCACAAGTCTGTAAAAGTGGTCAAGGAAAAGCTTTatctttaaaatgaaacatCAGGGAATGAGTAacaattttgtatttgttgttaatAAAGCATCTTCTAATAAATATATGTTGTCATAAATTTTCTTGACTACCACATCTGGCCTTTCCAAAGAGAATGTTCTTATTGAGCCTTAAATCTGAATCTTGAAAATACctctacaaaataattttccttttctaagcAATGAAATTTGATTCTGTTAAGCTGTCTTCATTTGAAATATAAAGCATTCTAAACTTTTCTGTGTGGGATTTCTTTAATTTTGCAATATTCTCTTGTCTCTAGCCTAAATTTGATGTTAAATTCTGATTCTAAAtggttgtgtttttgttttttttttctttttaattcagcAGTGTTGCCCTGctgtcttttcctttcctgttttaCGAGTTTGCCTTAACATTTTTGTATCTACTAGTGCAGTTAAGACCTGCAGCTAATCAGTTACGTTGGAAGTAGCTGAGAAGTAAAACAGTAACTGTTTCATGTAGTGCCTCTGTTTTTGAGGCTGCCCTGGTCCCTGCTTTTGTGAAGATTAGATGGtaggtttttcttttaagtgcTTCAGAATCATAAGAAACCCCCCAAGATTTTATCCTTCTACAGTAAGAAGAAAATTAGAGTAAAAGAACTAAAATTTAACTAGACACCCTAGCAGATGATGAATCTGTATTTCCAGCGTACAAACATTGAAAGAGGTATTGCTACTTACACATTATTTAAAAGTGTTCTGTTTCACCAAGTTTGAAAGTATTCCCATTGCCAGTGAAAGCATGAAATCCCCTCGTTAAAGTAAAGTTTACTAAGTATAAGGCAGGCTCCCATTTAAAAACTACTGTAAACTTTCTGAAGGATTACATGTACTTGCAGCAGTTGATGTATGTGGATTTAGTTCATTCCGAGATAGTCCAATGGGGTTCTGTTCATTCAAGCCATGTTTCTAGGGATCCATCTTGTACAGTCTTGAGCAACATCTAGTgtaaagaaaaggtaaaaaatcaagaaatttGAAGTGGTAATTTGTGCTTTGTGACCAATTCCATCACTCTTCAGTACAGATATCTCTGTCTCTCAGAATTAAAAACCAAGATGTATACTTTTCTTTGGTCATCATGATAGAGaatttggaaaaatatattgactgggaattcaaaatatattgtattattttcagttattttaatcTAGGGAACAGACCTAACTCCCTGATATAAAACTGTGACTCTCTTGAAAATTTTTCTACTTTATTGTTTGGCATAGAAGTTGAACATCAGGAAGTATACACTCTCTAAATCAAATGTGAATGTGCAATATACAGTCTTTCCTTCTCCGACTGAGATTTTGGGCAGCAGGCCAACAACATAAAATTTTTTCACTATGAAGAAAATCAAAGAATATTCTTAACATAGCTTCTCAAATATCAAACTATGCTGGAATTACTTGAAGGAAAATACAGGCTGTATCTGTCACCTACTCACTCCCAGCTGTAGCTCTGGATAAAGAGTAATGTAATCAGTGATAGATTTATCACATGATGATTTAAAAGTCCATTTAAATGGAATTCCATGATAGTGAAACAAAAAGCCTACTAGTAGAAGCAGTAAAGCAAGAGCTGTATGTGGTTGGAAGCTTTTATTTCTCTATATCTCTTGACTGGTAGTGGGGAAAGAGTACAATGCCAAAACAAAGATGTCAGAAGACTCCTAGAAGGAAACAAGTGTTTCCAGGTGTTGGGATTCTGATATCAAAGAACATGAACATCTTGGTTTTGATTTCTGAAACATAAGAGCTTCAAAGATTTAGAGTGACTTGTATTTCTTAATTGGAATTAACAGGATTTCATAGTCAAAAGATAATTATATACTCTTGTCTTGCCACTTAAAGACAGACCATGAAATTTGAACATCTCCTAAAAttaatcaaataattttaaagtgaaCTACAACTTGACTGTTTAGACAATGGAAAATCCAATGTTCATTAAACAACTATTCCTATTGGCTTGttaactttgtttttaaaaagtttacatttttttccagcttcctCTTTAGCTGTTTGACTTTATTCTCGTGAAGTTCTTGTGTGGCATAAAGGAATCTGGATGCCTTCTTCCAGCATGGACTTCCTTTTAGCTTTTGATCTATTTCcagaactaaaaaaataaaattattgagTACAATAGGGCAAAGTATATGAAAGCACAAAACTATGTCTTTCAAATGTATAAAAAAgcaagagaatttttttaaaaggcatgGATGCGTAGTAAATGTTATTCATTTATTCTTTGTCATTTTTTATCACCTTAGCTCTTTTGAGACTTAGCTTGCTTTAGGAATGACAGACAGTTTCAAGACACTTTGTAAAATCACAGGTGATGAGCAACACCCAGCCCATTCCTGTTTCTATACCACTGACTGACGTTTTGTCTTTGAAAGGCATTCTGCTATGTAAGCTGTGTAATTCAGAGATAATAAAGGACACTCAAAAATAAGGTAAATTTAGTACACTTTCTGTTTTAGGATGATTGTTTCCTGCTAATTGGGGCCAGCTAGTAAATGGATGTGCTCTGGTCCACAAAAAACCTATTGAAGGTGGTGGGGGGAAACCTAGCATTTTCTCATCTGAAAACTCGGACTTTGAAGATTCTGCCAAGGCAGTCTTGTTACAACATTTTGAGGCACTTTCAAAGGACCAATTAAAATTCTTTGAAATCTCCCTGCTAGCTGCCAAGTCTAGTATTGATCTCAAGGTTGCATTGGCTCATGAAGAACCAAGCAGGAGCTCTTGAATCATCCATCAGGAGGCCAGAGACCAAAGAGAGAAAAGCTTCTCTGCCTTCAGAAGGTGAACTATCATTGTCCTATAATAGAAACAAGATTcctataaaatacagaaatttggTGTATCTTCTTAAAGCAAACCCTGACTTTTGAAGAGAGTGGTAAAATGGTGGAAGTTCAAATGCTGTTGAATCATTTGAAGTATaaaaaatctctgtatttctctttgaaaaagaaaactggtTAGTCAAGGTGGGTGAAGTGAAGTCTGAAATAATGTCTGGTAGCTGCATCTCATATAATCCTATGTAATCAACTGAGAAACTGAGAAGGTTTTGCTTCATAATCTTAAGCAGTTACTAAGCTGTTGAAAAAGCTTGTGCTAGTATTTTTCATCTTGCCAAAACTTGTGAACCAAGTCTAAAAGATGTGTCTTTGACATAAAGAATTAGCATATACCAAATACCAAATACACATGAGATCACTAGAAAGCATCAATCACCTTACAGCAAAGGAAGCTTTGTTTCACTTTAAATGTACTTACAGCAAGTTTGTCTTTCTCAGAATACCTATGAATTTACTATAGAAACAGTTTAAGAGCATGTGACCCTGAAACAAACAGAAGCCTTTCCCttacataaattaaaaagagattAATGCTGCCTGCACTTGACCCTCCCATTGGCCAGAGATTAAATTTCCCTATGAATTATGTCTGGAGTGcaaataaaacaatttctttCTCCCCACTATGGAATTTTCTATGCTATAGCATACCAACAATTGGCTAAGCAATCTTTATGGAGTCTCCTTAAAACCTTGCTCTTCCAGCAAATATGTCTGGTCTTCCAAAGTGATATTTCCTTATAATCTTACTTGGTTATGTTGATTAGATCTCAAAAGATGGATGTTTGACAAGGTACACATGATACAAATACCTAATAATAAATACCAGTAACAAAGGTTTTGTTTAGGACAGGGAGGGAAAGGTTGTTCTTGGTTTGtagatgttttttttcctgtgtttcttttttctttttcaagagcTGGCTGCTAAAATCAAGTTGGTGCTCATGAGCAATTTTGaagttttt
Above is a window of Lonchura striata isolate bLonStr1 chromosome Z, bLonStr1.mat, whole genome shotgun sequence DNA encoding:
- the LURAP1L gene encoding leucine rich adaptor protein 1-like, which encodes MEPGALPDLRDVEQKLGRKVPESLARPLRGEELPGRPAAAGPGPRRRRAAALARLETKLQLLRQEMVNLRATDVKLMRQLLLINESIESIKWMIEEKAIASRGSSLSGSLCSLLESQETSLHGSCNSLQDCSDGLDGISVGSYLDTLVDDVPGHQTPSDMDKFSDSSVTEDSQSLHKHPKIDSDEYYCFG